Proteins encoded together in one Chitinophaga sp. LS1 window:
- a CDS encoding Crp/Fnr family transcriptional regulator, whose translation MTQNLIDKMFSALAAYFSDKINLTPQELELMETHCVSKVLKKKEFLLQEGEVCRFSAFVVSGCLRSYRLDDGGNEHTFKFVVKDWWITDNESYSNGTPAQYNIQALEESELVIVAKESFLLLLEQIPLLKPLVDRLQSNSYNASQQRIYKQISATPEERYLAFVEEYPDIFNRVPLHMVASYLGMSRETLTRVRSHFAKGK comes from the coding sequence TTGACGCAAAATTTAATTGATAAGATGTTTAGTGCGCTGGCTGCATATTTTAGTGATAAGATCAATTTGACTCCGCAGGAGTTGGAGTTGATGGAGACGCATTGTGTTTCTAAAGTTTTAAAAAAGAAGGAGTTTTTGTTGCAGGAAGGAGAGGTGTGTAGGTTTAGTGCGTTTGTGGTGAGTGGGTGTTTGCGATCTTATCGGTTGGATGATGGAGGGAATGAGCATACATTCAAGTTTGTGGTTAAGGATTGGTGGATTACGGATAATGAGAGTTATAGTAATGGTACGCCGGCGCAGTATAATATACAGGCGTTGGAGGAGAGTGAGTTGGTGATTGTGGCGAAGGAGTCGTTTTTGCTTTTGTTGGAGCAGATTCCTTTACTGAAACCTTTGGTGGATCGGTTGCAGTCGAATAGTTATAATGCGAGTCAGCAAAGGATTTATAAACAGATCAGTGCGACGCCGGAAGAGCGGTATCTGGCATTTGTGGAGGAGTATCCGGATATTTTTAATAGGGTGCCATTGCATATGGTGGCTTCGTATTTAGGGATGTCGAGAGAGACGTTGACGAGGGTGAGGAGTCATTTTGCAAAGGGGAAGTAG
- a CDS encoding RidA family protein, which yields METRSINPWTWQDERSYSQAIEVKNATSTLYCAGQAAVFPDGTSSNEDMKSQLLLAIANLEQVISAAGYTPKGIVRLNIYTTSSADLWPHFPLLQEWIAKHGIRQATTLMEVKSLFETLQVELEATVVK from the coding sequence ATGGAAACAAGAAGCATCAATCCCTGGACCTGGCAGGACGAACGTAGTTATTCCCAGGCAATAGAAGTAAAGAACGCCACCAGCACCCTGTACTGTGCAGGACAAGCAGCCGTATTCCCGGATGGCACCTCCAGCAATGAGGATATGAAAAGCCAGTTGCTCCTCGCCATCGCCAACCTGGAGCAGGTCATTTCAGCAGCCGGGTATACACCCAAAGGCATTGTCAGATTAAACATCTACACAACATCTTCAGCAGACCTCTGGCCACACTTTCCCTTACTACAGGAGTGGATTGCAAAACATGGCATCCGGCAGGCGACCACCCTCATGGAAGTAAAATCCCTTTTCGAAACATTGCAGGTAGAACTGGAAGCTACAGTAGTAAAATAA
- a CDS encoding Crp/Fnr family transcriptional regulator, with amino-acid sequence MQLLRDHIEKILPLTDEEFSFVQTLFTTKKYKKHQYLIQEGEEVKYCYLVISGLLKLVYNDDNGKDHIVSFAMEDWWESDYSAFYTQSVATMSLECIEDTEVYCFSFENYKKLCAELPKMERFFLQKSTFGFLAAQRRILSLLTSNAKERYEQLLKQHPSLLQRVPKSLLAAYLGVSRETLSRLV; translated from the coding sequence ATGCAATTACTCAGAGACCATATTGAAAAAATACTACCGCTCACGGATGAAGAATTTTCATTTGTGCAGACACTCTTTACCACTAAAAAGTATAAGAAACATCAGTACCTTATACAGGAAGGGGAGGAGGTAAAGTATTGTTACCTGGTCATTTCCGGTTTGTTAAAACTGGTCTATAATGATGACAACGGGAAAGACCACATTGTCTCCTTCGCCATGGAAGACTGGTGGGAAAGTGACTACTCTGCATTTTATACCCAGTCAGTTGCCACCATGTCTTTAGAATGTATAGAAGACACAGAAGTCTACTGTTTCTCCTTCGAAAATTATAAAAAGCTTTGCGCGGAACTGCCTAAAATGGAACGTTTTTTCCTGCAGAAATCCACCTTTGGTTTCCTGGCGGCACAGCGCCGTATTCTCTCATTGCTTACTTCTAATGCCAAAGAGCGGTATGAACAGTTACTCAAACAACATCCGTCCCTGTTACAGCGGGTTCCCAAAAGTTTGCTGGCAGCCTACCTGGGGGTATCCAGGGAGACCCTGAGCCGGTTGGTGTGA
- a CDS encoding enoyl-CoA hydratase/isomerase family protein, translated as MDKLNVDIRNGVAFASINNPPMNVLDAPLMISLAQFVAAMQEDKTVQVIVFQSADPDYFIAHGDMNYIVNPASFADLATPEMLQAPINPMQQLHEQIRQLPQVTIAIIDGYVRGGGNELALACDMRFASLEKARFAQPETLMGIIPGGGGTQYLTRLIGRARALEVILGGELLDGLQAEKYGLVNRALPQATLYNYVNTLATRIATLPEDVAASAVKAIDANDLATENQLCMSLFTRPVTLARTKAAMEAGAQTREGEKDLEGILNKL; from the coding sequence ATGGATAAATTGAATGTAGACATCCGGAATGGAGTAGCTTTCGCCTCGATCAATAACCCACCCATGAACGTGCTGGATGCCCCGCTCATGATCTCCCTGGCACAATTCGTTGCCGCTATGCAGGAGGACAAAACTGTACAGGTCATCGTCTTCCAAAGCGCAGATCCAGACTATTTCATCGCCCATGGCGATATGAATTACATCGTCAATCCCGCGTCCTTTGCCGACCTGGCCACCCCTGAAATGTTGCAGGCGCCGATCAATCCCATGCAACAACTACATGAACAGATCCGCCAGCTCCCACAGGTGACCATCGCTATCATTGACGGCTATGTACGTGGCGGAGGCAATGAACTGGCCCTTGCCTGCGACATGCGTTTTGCCTCCCTTGAAAAGGCACGTTTTGCCCAACCAGAAACCTTAATGGGCATCATCCCTGGTGGTGGCGGCACCCAATACCTAACCAGATTAATCGGCAGAGCACGTGCACTGGAGGTCATTCTCGGCGGAGAATTATTAGATGGTCTACAGGCAGAAAAATATGGCCTTGTCAACCGTGCATTGCCACAGGCAACACTATATAATTACGTCAATACCCTCGCCACCCGCATCGCCACTCTCCCCGAAGATGTCGCGGCATCAGCTGTAAAAGCAATCGATGCAAACGACCTGGCCACTGAAAACCAGCTATGTATGAGCCTCTTCACCAGACCTGTTACCTTAGCACGTACCAAAGCCGCCATGGAGGCCGGTGCACAGACACGCGAAGGCGAGAAAGACCTGGAAGGGATACTAAATAAACTGTGA